The nucleotide window ATGGAGCAGTACGCTGCCAGCCAGGGTAAACCTGCGCCGATGGTGAAAGACTACGCATACGGAATGAAGCTGGACGTGGTCAAAGTGGTGAGCGTTGTGCGGCCGCAAGATGCTTGCACCGCAGTACCCACCGCCATGACCTACGAAGATTCTCAGGGCCAACTCAACACCATCAAATACACAGTGGCAGGCGATTGCCGCAAACGCGGCGGCTAACACCGATTCCCTCTCTGCAAATGCGGCAACTGATGTCGCATCCCCCCTGTAGGAACTGCCGAAGGCTGCGATCTTTTGATCTTGATCTTGAAAAGCAAAATCAAAAGATCGCAGCCTTCGGCAGCTCCTACACAGTGTGTATTTCAATTCGGGATGTTTAACGGATATGGCGCAAGTGCAGAAGCTTCCCACAATGTTTTCAGGTTGTCCGTCGGACGTCCGGTCCCTAGCCTGTGTTCGTCGCTGCCAATTCAGCGACCGGGCCTGGAAACCCCGATCAGTAACAGTGGCGCCAACACGCCTTTCATAACGTATCCTTGCGCACCTTGAATGTGTGCACTCCGTTATGGCGGCTGTGCGTGGGAGACCTTCGGGTCGACCGGGTCGCCGCTGCCCGGGTTTCCAACCTGCGTACAGCTGCCACCTCTTCGTCCGGAAACAGAATGGGGCAGCTCCAACTTTTCAGTGGAGTTTCACCATGAAAAAGCCAACACCCAACCCTCCCGAAGCAGACGCCGTTTCGGACGCCGACTCAACGTCTCCCTACACCACCATCAACTCCAAAAAACTCGACGAAGCTGCCGAACGTGCGCTCGATTACTACCTGAACCCTACCGCCCACGTCATGGCCACGCCCTACACCCCCAACCAGATGTATTTCGCCAATCCCAAAGCCGACACCGAATCCCTGCTGGCTAATGCCAGCGAGTCATTGTCCTCGGCCACGGTCATGCTCGGTGACTTCGCCGCGCTGCTGGAAGGCACCCACCGCAAGACTTTGCTGGGCATTGCTCAAGTGGTGATGTTGGGAGAGCTGGCGGTGAATCAGGCGTTGGATAACGT belongs to Pseudomonas sp. B21-015 and includes:
- a CDS encoding DUF2790 domain-containing protein, encoding MKVVKWMAFVGVMAMSLNALAEGGGDRTFERAFSANAKAMEQYAASQGKPAPMVKDYAYGMKLDVVKVVSVVRPQDACTAVPTAMTYEDSQGQLNTIKYTVAGDCRKRGG
- a CDS encoding DUF6124 family protein, whose amino-acid sequence is MKKPTPNPPEADAVSDADSTSPYTTINSKKLDEAAERALDYYLNPTAHVMATPYTPNQMYFANPKADTESLLANASESLSSATVMLGDFAALLEGTHRKTLLGIAQVVMLGELAVNQALDNVEVTA